In Malus sylvestris chromosome 15, drMalSylv7.2, whole genome shotgun sequence, a single genomic region encodes these proteins:
- the LOC126601250 gene encoding uncharacterized protein LOC126601250, translating into MNGFREENSFCYFHPKELVVGVCSLCLTERLLILSAKKGRHHHRHHVSSIRGGRGGSGHKNPNGMHKKAPISLPKIFAFSSFLNRQWKPDDGSDQEASTSQEDSFISIKFEDNGVASWEKNKVSKVSLDHCNMSWNHNFSKEAKETKEARDTKSVIEYGKSHIPLRWRKRIGHLTQLIRWKRSNKGSVCHVSNKVEGVKVRKGWIRSLTKRRWAME; encoded by the exons ATGAATGGCTTCAGAGAAGAGAACTCCTTTTGCTATTTCCACCCTAAAGAGTTGGTTGTGGGGGTCTGCTCGCTCTGCCTGACTGAGAGGCTTCTGATCTTGTCAGCCAAAAAAGgccgccaccaccaccgccaccatgTCTCCTCCATCAGAGGTGGCAGAGGCGGCAGTGGCCATAAAAACCCAAATGGCATGCACAAGAAGGCACCCATTAGCCTCCCCAAGATCTTTGCTTTCAGCTCTTTCCTCAATCGGCAGTGGAAACCTGACGACGGCTCAGATCAAGAGGCTTCCACTAGCCAAGAAG ACTCATTCATATCAATCAAGTTTGAAGACAATGGAGTAGCCTCATGGGAGAAGAACAAAGTCTCTAAGGTCTCTCTAGATCATTGCAACATGTCCTGGAATCACAACTTCAGCAAGGAAGCCAAGGAAACCAAGGAGGCAAGGGATACCAAGAGCGTGATAGAGTACGGGAAATCCCACATCCCGCTTAGGTGGCGGAAGAGGATTGGTCACTTGACCCAGCTCATCAGATGGAAGAGGTCCAACAAGGGCAGTGTGTGCCATGTCAGCAACAAGGTGGAGGGTGTCAAGGTAAGGAAGGGTTGGATAAGAAGCTTGACAAAGAGGAGATGGGCCATGGAATAA